The Diaphorobacter ruginosibacter genome contains a region encoding:
- a CDS encoding LysR family transcriptional regulator: MDQIQAMRIFARVVESGTFTLAADSLQLPKGTVTKHVQALEDRLKVKLLNRTTRRVTVTTDGAAYYDRAVRVLADFDDLEASMSQVRATPRGRLRVDVGSSIARLLIIPHLAEFQARYPDIQIDLGVSDRPVDLIGDNVDCVIRGGELTDQSLVARRVGNLEFITVASPEYLKRHGTPTHPRELEKGHNSVLYFARVSARPYPLEFQKEGELIEISAPSTITVNESNAYTSVLLAGHGIGQITTFQAQPHLERGELVRIIPDWAQLPLPIYVVYPPNSHLSAKVRAFVDWVVELFAGDPLLQRQ; encoded by the coding sequence ATGGATCAGATACAGGCAATGCGCATCTTCGCGCGAGTGGTGGAGTCGGGCACGTTCACGCTCGCCGCCGACTCGCTGCAGCTGCCCAAGGGCACTGTGACCAAGCACGTCCAGGCCCTGGAAGACCGGCTCAAGGTCAAGCTGCTCAATCGCACCACACGCCGCGTGACCGTGACCACCGACGGCGCGGCGTACTACGACCGCGCCGTGCGCGTACTGGCCGACTTCGACGATCTCGAGGCCAGCATGAGCCAGGTGCGCGCCACCCCGCGCGGGCGCCTGCGCGTGGACGTGGGCTCATCGATCGCCCGGCTGCTCATCATCCCGCACCTGGCCGAATTCCAGGCCCGCTATCCGGACATCCAGATCGACCTCGGCGTGAGCGACCGCCCGGTCGATCTCATCGGCGACAACGTGGATTGCGTGATCCGCGGCGGCGAACTCACCGACCAGTCGCTGGTGGCGCGGCGCGTGGGCAACCTCGAGTTCATCACGGTGGCGTCGCCCGAGTACCTGAAGCGCCACGGCACGCCCACGCATCCGCGCGAGCTGGAGAAGGGCCACAACAGCGTGCTGTATTTCGCGCGCGTGTCCGCACGGCCCTATCCACTCGAGTTCCAGAAGGAGGGCGAGCTCATCGAGATCAGCGCGCCCTCGACGATCACCGTCAACGAATCGAATGCCTACACGTCGGTGCTGCTCGCGGGCCACGGCATCGGGCAGATCACCACGTTCCAGGCCCAACCGCATCTGGAGCGTGGCGAGCTCGTAAGGATCATTCCGGACTGGGCCCAGCTGCCGCTGCCCATCTACGTGGTCTACCCGCCCAACTCGCACCTCAGCGCCAAGGTGCGCGCCTTCGTGGACTGGGTGGTGGAACTGTTTGCCGGCGATCCGCTGCTGCAGCGACAGTGA
- the uraD gene encoding 2-oxo-4-hydroxy-4-carboxy-5-ureidoimidazoline decarboxylase, with amino-acid sequence MTTNTISSVPTLDELNAMTPAAFVEALGEVFEYAPWVAESAAAQRPFASIDALHAAMIGAVHASPREQAVRFLCGHPELSANAVRSGTLTADSQQEQQGAGFGEMAQEQGERLAALNQTYRTRHGFPFIACVRHYTRVGIFAELASRTERGTEQEFSEALRQIGFISRLRLSQRVRG; translated from the coding sequence ATGACTACCAACACGATCTCCTCCGTCCCCACGCTCGACGAGCTCAACGCCATGACGCCTGCCGCGTTCGTGGAGGCGCTTGGCGAGGTCTTCGAGTACGCGCCCTGGGTGGCCGAATCGGCTGCGGCACAGCGCCCGTTTGCCAGCATCGATGCGCTGCACGCGGCGATGATCGGTGCCGTGCATGCCAGCCCGCGCGAGCAGGCCGTGCGCTTTCTCTGCGGCCACCCCGAGCTCTCGGCCAACGCGGTGCGCTCCGGCACGCTGACCGCCGATTCGCAGCAGGAGCAGCAAGGCGCGGGCTTTGGCGAGATGGCCCAAGAACAGGGTGAGCGCCTGGCCGCGCTGAACCAGACCTACCGCACGCGCCACGGCTTCCCGTTCATCGCCTGCGTGCGCCACTACACGCGCGTCGGCATCTTTGCCGAGCTGGCCTCGCGCACCGAACGCGGCACCGAGCAGGAGTTTTCCGAGGCGCTGCGCCAGATCGGGTTCATCAGCCGCCTGCGCCTGTCGCAGCGCGTGCGTGGCTGA
- a CDS encoding LysR family transcriptional regulator — protein sequence MSRSEDPFDTYLLRVLCTLISEKSVSRAAIRLNQSQPAISAALRRLRAVFNDPLLVRDKNRMVPTARALQAVEQARAALTLIDGLLTSGKEFSADTTQQRFTIATPDYLAPPFMGRVVQLMRAQAPGARLVVLPLGPNFDYEQALQNGDVDIVIGNWPNPPEHLHISTLIEDEVVCLLDERHPLAAPGQLTSEHYLQAAHVVFTPYSPDQRGVVESSLGTMRVSRDGRVQCTYFSQAPDLLVGTDLLLTTSRHFAAYHARRLPLAMVPLPVGNRTMRFYQLWATSRHRDAAHIWLRGLLGQASQVLSEPA from the coding sequence GTGTCTCGCAGTGAAGATCCGTTCGACACTTACCTGCTGCGTGTGCTATGCACATTGATCAGCGAAAAAAGCGTGTCCCGTGCCGCCATCCGCCTGAATCAATCGCAGCCGGCCATCAGCGCGGCGCTCAGGCGCCTGCGCGCCGTCTTCAACGACCCGCTGCTGGTGCGCGACAAGAACCGCATGGTGCCCACGGCGCGGGCTCTGCAGGCCGTGGAGCAGGCGCGTGCGGCCCTGACGCTGATCGACGGCCTGCTCACCTCGGGCAAGGAGTTTTCCGCCGACACCACGCAGCAGCGCTTCACCATCGCCACGCCCGACTACCTCGCACCGCCCTTCATGGGACGCGTGGTGCAGCTCATGCGCGCCCAGGCACCGGGAGCGCGCCTGGTGGTGCTGCCGCTCGGGCCGAACTTCGACTACGAGCAGGCGCTGCAGAACGGCGACGTCGATATCGTCATCGGCAACTGGCCCAACCCGCCAGAGCACCTGCACATCTCCACGCTGATCGAGGACGAGGTGGTGTGCCTGCTCGACGAGCGGCACCCGCTGGCCGCCCCGGGCCAGCTCACGTCCGAGCACTACCTGCAGGCGGCCCACGTGGTGTTCACCCCCTATTCGCCGGACCAGCGCGGCGTGGTGGAGAGCAGCCTGGGCACCATGCGCGTGAGCCGTGACGGCCGCGTGCAGTGCACCTACTTCTCGCAGGCTCCGGACCTGCTGGTGGGCACCGACCTGCTGCTCACCACCAGCCGCCATTTCGCGGCCTACCACGCGCGGCGCCTGCCGCTGGCCATGGTGCCGCTGCCCGTGGGCAACCGCACCATGCGCTTCTATCAGCTGTGGGCCACGTCGAGGCACCGCGACGCCGCCCATATCTGGCTTCGCGGCCTGCTGGGCCAGGCGTCGCAGGTCCTGTCCGAACCAGCGTAG
- a CDS encoding MFS transporter, translating to MNAQSVPISGAASSVDQVDATYSKISWRLLPFLGVLWVLAWLDRVNIGFAKLQMLDDLKFSEAVYGLGAGIFFIGYFLFEVPSNMLLQKIGAKKTVMRITIGWGVICILQAWVTSPTQFYILRFLLGAFEAGFYPGVILYLTYWYPSKRRAKAFGTFMSASAIAGVLGGPLAGGIMTWTAGAHGMHGWQWLFIIEGIPSVLAGIFAYFYMTDRPEQAKWLTDNDRAIIRQQLELDHKAQGERHSDWRTLFANPMVWLLIAVFFCLLCANSTLTFWMPTVIREAGFTTPMEVGWIAGAAYVLGAAGMILNGRHSDHRGEVRWHFAGSALVGATGLLALAFTMGMSSIPVALALTAMVLALVGTMSAIPVFWQMPNMLLSGGAAAVGVALINSVANLAGFGAPYLMGLIKASTGKVAPGLYLVAIVEAMAAVLAIAFIARMQRRKSR from the coding sequence ATGAACGCTCAAAGTGTGCCCATCAGTGGCGCGGCCTCTTCTGTAGACCAGGTCGACGCCACCTATTCCAAGATCTCCTGGCGCCTGCTGCCCTTCCTGGGCGTGCTGTGGGTGCTGGCCTGGCTGGACCGCGTCAACATCGGCTTCGCCAAGCTGCAGATGCTCGATGACCTGAAGTTCAGCGAAGCCGTCTACGGCCTCGGCGCAGGCATCTTCTTCATCGGCTACTTCCTGTTCGAAGTGCCCTCCAACATGCTGCTGCAGAAGATCGGCGCCAAGAAGACGGTGATGCGCATCACCATCGGCTGGGGCGTCATCTGCATCCTGCAGGCCTGGGTGACCTCGCCAACGCAGTTCTACATCCTGCGCTTCCTGCTGGGTGCATTCGAGGCGGGCTTCTACCCCGGCGTCATCCTGTACCTGACCTACTGGTATCCCTCCAAGCGCCGTGCCAAGGCCTTCGGCACCTTCATGTCGGCATCGGCCATCGCAGGCGTGCTCGGCGGCCCGCTGGCAGGCGGCATCATGACCTGGACCGCGGGTGCGCACGGCATGCATGGCTGGCAGTGGCTGTTCATCATCGAGGGCATCCCCTCCGTGCTGGCCGGCATCTTCGCGTACTTCTACATGACCGACCGTCCCGAGCAGGCGAAGTGGCTCACCGACAACGACCGCGCCATCATCCGCCAGCAGCTCGAGCTCGACCACAAGGCCCAGGGCGAACGCCACAGCGACTGGCGCACCCTGTTCGCCAACCCCATGGTGTGGCTGCTGATCGCGGTGTTCTTCTGCCTGCTGTGCGCCAACTCCACGCTGACGTTCTGGATGCCCACCGTGATCCGTGAAGCCGGCTTCACGACCCCCATGGAAGTGGGCTGGATCGCCGGAGCGGCCTACGTGCTGGGCGCGGCAGGCATGATTCTCAACGGTCGCCATTCCGACCATCGCGGCGAGGTGCGCTGGCACTTCGCGGGTTCGGCCCTCGTGGGTGCCACGGGCCTGCTGGCGCTCGCCTTCACCATGGGCATGAGCAGCATTCCCGTGGCCCTGGCGCTGACCGCCATGGTGCTGGCCCTGGTGGGCACGATGAGCGCCATTCCGGTGTTCTGGCAGATGCCCAACATGCTGCTGAGCGGTGGCGCCGCCGCCGTGGGCGTGGCACTGATCAACTCGGTTGCGAACCTGGCCGGCTTCGGAGCCCCTTACCTGATGGGCTTGATCAAGGCATCGACGGGCAAGGTCGCTCCCGGCCTGTACCTGGTGGCCATCGTGGAAGCGATGGCAGCCGTGCTCGCCATCGCCTTCATCGCCCGCATGCAGCGCCGCAAGAGCCGCTGA
- a CDS encoding hydroxyisourate hydrolase, translated as MPRHNHPDIHPDHLSGTQPLVPARRQFALGGLALGASALVAARGAHAADAPAPAAPAQSSGPIVLHGVSPRLTVHTIDTYHGMAATGLRIDFSRFDGEAYALVRSFTINANGRADEPLLIDDSYRAGRYELLLHVDDYFASKGATKLPRPPFLSKLPVRFQIANVSERIHLPIQFGPWSYTYSRGS; from the coding sequence ATGCCCCGCCACAACCATCCAGACATCCATCCCGACCACCTTTCCGGCACGCAGCCCCTCGTTCCCGCACGCCGCCAGTTCGCACTGGGAGGCCTCGCTCTCGGCGCCTCGGCCCTCGTGGCCGCACGCGGAGCCCACGCGGCCGATGCACCTGCGCCCGCAGCCCCCGCACAGAGCTCGGGCCCCATCGTGCTGCACGGTGTGAGCCCGCGCCTGACGGTCCACACGATCGACACCTACCACGGCATGGCCGCCACCGGCCTGCGCATCGACTTCTCGCGCTTCGACGGCGAGGCCTATGCGCTGGTGCGCTCGTTCACCATCAACGCCAATGGCCGCGCCGACGAACCGCTGCTGATCGACGACAGCTACCGCGCAGGCCGCTACGAGCTGCTGCTGCACGTGGATGACTACTTTGCCTCCAAGGGAGCCACCAAGCTGCCGCGGCCGCCATTCCTCTCCAAGCTGCCGGTGCGCTTCCAGATCGCGAACGTCTCGGAGCGCATCCACCTGCCGATCCAGTTCGGCCCCTGGAGCTACACGTACTCGCGCGGCAGCTGA
- the uraH gene encoding hydroxyisourate hydrolase, with product MAGISTHVLNLTTGRPISGMRVELYDIAQKPAQRITSTRTNADGRTDAPMMAAAAARTGDFELRFYVGEHFKEPTALSEEVLVRFSIFDAAQHYHVPMLCSPWFFNTYRGS from the coding sequence ATGGCAGGCATCAGCACCCATGTACTCAACCTCACCACCGGCCGCCCCATCAGCGGCATGCGGGTGGAGCTCTATGACATTGCGCAAAAGCCCGCGCAGCGCATCACCAGCACACGCACCAATGCCGACGGCCGCACCGACGCTCCCATGATGGCGGCGGCAGCGGCGCGTACCGGGGATTTCGAGCTGCGCTTCTACGTGGGCGAGCATTTCAAGGAGCCCACTGCGCTCTCCGAAGAAGTGCTGGTGCGCTTCTCCATCTTCGACGCAGCGCAGCACTACCACGTGCCCATGCTCTGCTCGCCGTGGTTCTTCAATACCTACCGCGGCAGCTGA
- a CDS encoding nucleoside deaminase, which produces MSNTTDRNDTGKYVIESIRLAMGNVKGRKQATWPFGAVLVRDGKVLARAVNQVDDLCDPSAHAEMQAVRMAAKAQGSTDLSGAVVYASGYPCTMCYTAMLLAGVKTVYFAYSNEDGEPYDLSAARGYVELAKPEREREMALISHRVRDEGEDLYEAWQKAVSAT; this is translated from the coding sequence ATGAGCAACACCACCGACCGTAACGACACGGGAAAGTACGTGATCGAATCCATCCGCCTGGCCATGGGCAACGTCAAGGGGCGCAAGCAGGCCACCTGGCCGTTCGGCGCCGTGCTGGTGAGGGACGGCAAGGTGCTGGCCCGTGCGGTGAACCAGGTGGACGATCTGTGCGACCCGTCGGCCCATGCCGAAATGCAGGCCGTGCGCATGGCCGCCAAGGCGCAGGGCAGCACGGACCTGTCGGGCGCGGTCGTCTACGCCAGCGGCTACCCCTGCACCATGTGCTACACGGCCATGCTGCTGGCCGGCGTGAAGACGGTGTACTTCGCCTATTCCAATGAAGACGGCGAGCCCTACGACCTGTCCGCCGCACGCGGCTATGTGGAACTGGCCAAGCCCGAACGCGAGCGCGAGATGGCCCTCATCAGCCACCGCGTGCGCGACG